A section of the Amycolatopsis sp. AA4 genome encodes:
- a CDS encoding type II secretion system F family protein, whose amino-acid sequence MTALSFALMATALLLWPTTAPPRQLARPKRPRRTPRPEIWHPAAAVVVGLSTTVLTGIPVGLAAGAGSWWLLRRSRHPKNPDDVSERLRSASTLDLLAACLRAGMPVPTALAAVAPGAPPDTENALHATANLLALGSDAAPAWAPLRARPGFAELAVAATRTARSGAALASTADDLARRVRDGLGVEAEERAERAGVALAMPVGLCFLPAFFALGVLPVVLGLAGRIGGLL is encoded by the coding sequence ATGACCGCCTTGAGCTTCGCCCTCATGGCCACCGCACTACTGCTCTGGCCGACCACCGCTCCGCCCCGACAGCTGGCCCGCCCCAAACGCCCACGCCGCACCCCACGGCCAGAGATCTGGCACCCCGCCGCCGCGGTCGTCGTGGGCCTGTCCACCACCGTCCTCACTGGAATACCAGTAGGACTAGCCGCGGGCGCAGGATCCTGGTGGCTCCTACGTCGATCCCGCCACCCCAAAAACCCAGACGACGTCTCGGAACGCCTCCGCTCCGCGTCCACCCTGGACCTGCTCGCCGCCTGCCTACGCGCCGGAATGCCAGTCCCGACCGCCTTGGCAGCCGTAGCCCCCGGCGCCCCACCGGACACCGAAAACGCCCTGCACGCAACAGCAAACCTGCTAGCCCTGGGTTCCGACGCCGCTCCGGCGTGGGCCCCGCTCCGCGCCCGGCCAGGCTTCGCCGAACTGGCAGTGGCAGCCACCCGAACCGCGCGGTCCGGGGCAGCCCTCGCCTCGACCGCGGACGACCTGGCCCGCCGCGTCCGCGACGGACTGGGCGTCGAAGCCGAAGAACGCGCCGAACGTGCCGGAGTAGCCCTGGCCATGCCGGTCGGGCTGTGCTTCCTGCCCGCGTTCTTCGCCCTCGGCGTGCTGCCGGTAGTGCTCGGCCTGGCCGGGCGAATCGGCGGCCTGCTGTGA
- a CDS encoding Rv3654c family TadE-like protein, translating to MTQEQPADAGVATIWTALAATALIAVTVLVWWLAAAITARHRTEAAADLGALAAAAHAAAGPTTACARAKEVADHERTELTSCRWHNRDAFIEVRATTTPVPGLPAPTAKSRAGPVDLPP from the coding sequence ATGACCCAAGAACAACCAGCCGACGCCGGCGTAGCCACCATCTGGACGGCCCTAGCCGCGACCGCCCTGATCGCCGTAACAGTCCTGGTGTGGTGGCTAGCCGCGGCGATCACCGCCCGCCACCGCACCGAAGCCGCCGCCGACCTGGGCGCACTGGCCGCAGCAGCCCACGCCGCCGCCGGACCGACCACCGCCTGCGCCCGAGCCAAGGAGGTAGCCGACCACGAACGCACAGAGCTGACCAGCTGCCGCTGGCACAACCGCGACGCTTTCATCGAAGTCCGCGCCACGACCACCCCGGTCCCCGGCCTGCCCGCCCCCACCGCAAAATCCCGCGCCGGTCCGGTCGACCTGCCTCCCTGA
- a CDS encoding TadE family type IV pilus minor pilin yields MASRRRDGGFVTVEAALSLGALTAVLAMLLAGTSAIAGHLRCLDAAREAARLTAAGQSGAADAVVQTIAPRGAHLTIHRTGDGLTAEVTTDVLSALHLSATAYAILEPGLTP; encoded by the coding sequence ATGGCCAGCCGTCGCCGGGACGGCGGATTCGTCACGGTAGAAGCCGCGCTGTCTCTGGGCGCGCTGACCGCCGTGCTGGCGATGCTGCTCGCGGGCACCAGCGCGATCGCCGGACATCTCCGGTGCCTGGACGCCGCCCGCGAAGCCGCCCGTCTCACCGCAGCCGGGCAATCGGGCGCCGCCGACGCAGTGGTCCAAACCATTGCCCCGCGCGGCGCACACCTCACGATCCACCGCACCGGCGACGGCCTCACCGCCGAAGTAACCACCGACGTCCTGTCCGCCCTCCACCTCAGCGCGACCGCCTACGCCATCCTCGAACCAGGCCTGACCCCATGA
- a CDS encoding DUF4244 domain-containing protein yields the protein MWFLPGDEGTTTAEYAIGTVAAAAFAVALYVLLSGDSVSATLAGLVHKALTVAT from the coding sequence ATGTGGTTCTTGCCCGGAGACGAGGGCACCACCACCGCCGAATACGCCATCGGCACGGTAGCCGCGGCAGCCTTCGCCGTGGCGCTCTACGTGCTGCTCAGCGGAGACTCAGTCTCCGCGACGCTGGCCGGCCTGGTGCACAAAGCCCTGACGGTGGCCACCTGA